A single window of Cololabis saira isolate AMF1-May2022 chromosome 24, fColSai1.1, whole genome shotgun sequence DNA harbors:
- the nufip1 gene encoding nuclear fragile X mental retardation-interacting protein 1 has protein sequence MWSWGGTPTQHNSGWDLGSDPGWNPGTAGRVDFSAGNCGYSQTHGHIQTFGHEWYQGGHQGRRQNYGPPNKHGRKQKNRKEPEYSHFCDTCDRGFKDQDKYNEHVYQHVKCSVPDCTFMAHEKLVAIHWKNNHAPGAKRIKLDTAEEIAKWREERRKNYPTLQNIEMKKQRMEVREKTGGVLETAQFGHMRGRGRGRGRGRGQQWRNQGFREQQPPGPHPSDHRNATEKPESSTPLSKVGDPLGILVSSDHDSDREDAGELVVPLKQMSSGLASLVASYGSLSDSESGEEPEAAPIQRARELVQQNQAVLSRTAPPSQGWGHPGAAETSTQAQRGPCPNSGYEMQKNGRGRGRGRGRGRGRGRGRGRGGRGHDQLQTIRPTLLEMLLAPDIRHERNILLQCVRYVVHSGFFGLDSRAQDGTSQKVIRVSQSPPSGGEGHPSLSGTRATQDETLEGSERSKAVADGGQSSPTDHVCPELSHAPGGDSALKAEDAAAEPAAKEARSPDLTGTDGTKPASSVYSDDIWECDGAAF, from the exons ATGTGGTCGTGGGGAGGGACCCCCACCCAGCACAACTCCGGCTGGGACTTGGGCTCCGACCCGGGCTGGAACCCCGGGACCGCAGGGAGGGTTGATTTCTCAGCTGGAAACTGTGGATACAGTCAAACACACG GTCACATCCAAACGTTTGGTCACGAATGGTACCAAGGTGGACATCAAGGCAGAAGACAAAACTATGGACCCCCGAACAAACATGGGAGAAAG CAGAAGAACAGGAAAGAGCCAGAGTATTCTCATTTCTGTGATACTTGTGACCGGGGCTTCAAAGACCAGGACAAGTATAATGAACATGTTTATCAGCATGTCAag TGTTCTGTGCCCGACTGCACCTTCATGGCTCATGAAAAATTAGTCGCCATTCACTGGAAAAAT AACCATGCACCAGGAGCCAAAAGAATCAAGCTGGACACGGCTGAAGAGATCGCTAAATGGAGAGAAGAGAGGCGCAA AAACTATCCAACGCTTCAAAATATTGAGATGAAGAAACAACGCATGGAGGTGCGGGAGAAGACCGGCGGTGTTCTTGAAACAGCTCAGTTTGG ACATATGAGGGGCAGAGGTCGAGGGCGAGGGCGAGGCCGAGGTCAGCAGTGGCGTAACCAGGGGTTCAGGGAGCAGCAGCCACCGGGTCCCCACCCTTCTGACCACAGAAACGCCACAGAGAAACCGGAATCCTCCACACCTCTCTCCAAGGTCGGGGATCCACTAGGAATACTGGTCAGCAGTGACCATG ATTCTGACAGAGAGGATGCAGGTGAGCTGGTGGTTCCGCTCAAACAGATGAGTTCAGGCCTGGCCTCCCTGGTGGCCAGCTACGGATCGCTGAGCGACAGCGAGAGTGGCGAGGAGCCAGAAG CCGCCCCCATCCAGAGAGCCAGAGAGCTggtccagcagaaccaggccGTCCTCAGCAGGACAGCACCGCCGTCTCAGGGCTGGGGACACCCTGGAGCTGCCGAGACATCCACACAGGCTCAGAGAGGTCCCTGTCCCAACTCCGGCTACGAGATGCAGAAAAACggaagagggagagggagaggccgaggacgaggaagaggaagaggcagaGGCAGAGGAAGGGGAGGAAGAGGCCATGACCAGCTGCAGACAATTCGCCCTACTTTACTAGAAATG TTACTGGCCCCGGATATTCGACATGAGAGGAACATCCTCCTGCAGTGTGTCCGCTACGTTGTCCACAGCGGCTTCTTCGGGCTGGACAGCAGAGCGCAGGACGGGACATCCCAGAAAGTAATCCGCGTGTCCCAGTCTCCCCCCAGTGGTGGGGAAGGACATCCATCCCTGAGCGGTACCAGAGCAACACAAGATGAGACTCTGGAAGGTTCAGAAAGGAGTAAAGCTGTTGCTGACGGGGGTCAGAGTTCACCGACGGACCACGTCTGTCCAGAACTGTCTCATGCTCCTGGTGGAGACTCTGCACTGAAAGCAGAGGACGCTGCTGCAGAGCCGGCTGCCAAAGAGGCCCGCAGTCCTGATTTAACCGGCACAGACGGAACCAAACCTGCTTCTAGTGTGTACAGTGACGACATATGGGAGTGTGATGGAGCTGCGTTCTGA